One Nitrospirota bacterium genomic window carries:
- a CDS encoding DUF4160 domain-containing protein — MPTISMFYGILILMFFKDNRRHHLPHIHVRYQDNNASVSIEDGNILEGTLPNKQLKMVQAWIEIHREELMVDWQLAVNGEEPFRIAPLQ, encoded by the coding sequence ATGCCAACCATTAGCATGTTTTATGGGATTCTGATTTTAATGTTTTTCAAAGACAACCGTCGTCATCACCTTCCGCATATTCACGTCCGTTACCAGGATAATAATGCGTCTGTTTCAATCGAAGACGGCAACATTCTTGAAGGTACGCTGCCTAATAAGCAACTCAAGATGGTTCAGGCATGGATAGAAATCCATAGAGAAGAGTTAATGGTTGACTGGCAGCTCGCGGTTAATGGCGAGGAGCCTTTCAGAATAGCGCCATTGCAATGA
- a CDS encoding IS200/IS605 family transposase, which yields MSQYIHKSHNVSVLMYHLVCPAKYRRVV from the coding sequence ATGAGTCAGTACATACATAAAAGCCACAATGTTTCTGTATTGATGTATCACTTGGTGTGTCCAGCGAAATATCGGAGAGTTGT
- the alr gene encoding alanine racemase: MKLQKAVAEISLKNLSSNLELVREKTGDQNILAVVKADAYGHGAVEVSKHLLKNKVTMLGVACASEGVELREAGIRAPIVVFFDTKNIDAFVEYNLRPVVFDLSVAKKISLAAVRKKKLVPIHIKIDTGMGRVGFAPESALKYIPKIAALSNIRLEGIMSHFSEADLKDKQFANQQIKLFKHVINSLKEKHIIFKYIHMANSAAVLTLPSSHFNMVRPGIMLYGYGCCENEKLKPVMGIRSKVLFVKTVPEGTPISYSRTFTTKRRSTIATIPFGYADGYDRRLSNIGKVIINGKFAPVAGRVCMDSFMADVTGIPNVTQKSEVILIGSKGRNKITAQDIADHIGTIPYEVLTSIGKRVERVYK; encoded by the coding sequence GTGAAGCTTCAAAAAGCCGTTGCTGAAATAAGCCTCAAAAACCTCTCCAGTAACTTAGAGCTTGTCAGAGAGAAGACAGGCGATCAAAACATCCTTGCCGTTGTAAAAGCCGACGCCTACGGGCACGGAGCGGTGGAAGTATCAAAACACCTCCTCAAGAACAAAGTCACCATGCTCGGAGTAGCCTGCGCAAGCGAGGGCGTTGAATTACGAGAGGCCGGAATAAGGGCGCCGATAGTCGTCTTCTTTGATACAAAGAACATTGACGCGTTTGTTGAGTATAACCTCAGGCCTGTCGTCTTTGACCTCAGCGTTGCAAAAAAAATATCTCTTGCCGCAGTAAGGAAGAAAAAGCTGGTGCCGATCCATATCAAAATAGACACAGGCATGGGGCGTGTAGGTTTTGCTCCGGAAAGCGCGCTGAAGTATATCCCGAAGATCGCAGCCCTCAGCAACATCAGGCTTGAAGGTATCATGAGCCACTTTTCTGAGGCAGACCTTAAGGACAAGCAGTTTGCAAATCAACAAATTAAACTTTTCAAGCATGTCATAAACTCTCTTAAAGAGAAGCACATAATTTTTAAATACATTCACATGGCAAACAGCGCCGCTGTTCTGACGCTGCCGTCATCTCACTTCAATATGGTTCGTCCGGGCATCATGCTTTATGGATACGGCTGCTGCGAGAATGAGAAGCTTAAGCCAGTCATGGGCATCAGGAGCAAGGTTCTCTTTGTGAAAACTGTGCCTGAGGGAACCCCGATAAGTTACAGCAGAACTTTTACCACAAAGAGAAGAAGCACCATTGCAACTATACCCTTCGGTTATGCCGATGGCTATGACAGAAGGCTCTCAAATATCGGCAAGGTTATCATCAACGGCAAATTCGCTCCGGTTGCCGGAAGGGTCTGTATGGATTCATTCATGGCAGATGTTACCGGCATTCCGAATGTTACGCAGAAGAGCGAAGTTATTCTGATAGGTTCAAAAGGCAGAAACAAGATCACCGCGCAGGACATTGCCGACCATATCGGCACTATTCCCTATGAAGTCCTTACATCGATTGGAAAGAGGGTTGAGAGGGTTTATAAGTAG
- a CDS encoding DUF2442 domain-containing protein — MLIDVVSVKPQKDFYLELEFKNGEFRLFDMRPLLALKPWNRIANLHLFECARVDYGTVVWPGEIDIAPETLYDDSTPIEK; from the coding sequence ATGCTGATTGATGTTGTGAGCGTCAAGCCCCAAAAGGATTTTTATCTGGAACTGGAGTTTAAAAACGGAGAGTTCAGACTTTTTGATATGCGTCCTCTTCTGGCGCTAAAGCCGTGGAACCGCATTGCAAATTTGCATTTATTCGAGTGTGCAAGGGTTGATTATGGGACTGTAGTTTGGCCGGGAGAAATTGATATTGCCCCCGAAACTCTCTATGACGATTCAACTCCGATAGAGAAATAA